Proteins found in one Quercus robur chromosome 2, dhQueRobu3.1, whole genome shotgun sequence genomic segment:
- the LOC126705908 gene encoding putative receptor like protein 25, translated as MDYKKVQEWFTALDFSSNRFVGDIPKSIGNLNLKDLRLLNLSNNFLIGHIPQSLRNLVNLESLDLSQNKLFGEIPQQLTQLTFLEYFNISHNHLVGPIPQGKQFDTFPSNSFEGNPGLCGSPLRKKCKNFEVSLPSPSTPEESQDLRSPFQFGWKIVLIGYGFGLVVGVTIGHTDSARNQDWLMKTFGMRKLVRGLI; from the coding sequence ATGGATTACAAGAAGGTCCAAGAATGGTTTACAGCCCTTGATTTCTCAAGTAATAGATTTGTCGGAGATATTCCAAAATCCATtggaaatttaaatttaaaagaccTTCGTTTGCTTAATCTTTCCAATAATTTTCTCATTGGCCACATCCCACAAAGTTTAAGAAACCTTGTAAATTTAGAATCACTAGACCTTTCTCAAAACAAGCTCTTTGGGGAAATCCCACAACAGCTAACGCAACTTACTTTCTTGGAATACTTTAATATTTCTCATAATCATCTCGTGGGACCAATACCACAAGGAAAACAATTTGATACTTTTCCAAGCAATTCATTTGAAGGAAATCCAGGATTGTGTGGAAGCCCATTGAGAAAGAAATGTAAGAATTTTGAGGTTTCACTACCTTCACCTTCAACTCCTGAAGAGAGTCAAGATTTGAGGTCTCCATTTCAGTTTGGTTGGAAAATTGTTTTGATTGGGTATGGATTTGGACTAGTTGTTGGAGTGACTATTGGGCACACTGATAGTGCAAGGAATCAAGATTGGTTGATGAAAACCTTTGGAATGAGAAAACTGGTGCGGGGATTGATTTAA
- the LOC126705899 gene encoding receptor like protein 23-like — translation MASSLYRLKFVYLLFFLSTFHLVATHSFSYLQSLCHGHERFYLLKFKESFVINKKKSISIDPSAYPKFASWTSEGNNSDCYSWGGVECDEFNGHVIGLDLRSSCLHGSINSSSSLFNLVHLQRLNLADNHFKDSQIPSTVSSLSKLTYLNLSNSVFSSKIPLKFSQFSQMSSLDLSLNHLEIKKPSLGHLVENLTRLEKPDLSWVHIPSSLGNLHLNILDLSYNTFKGNIPSSFGKLIQLSSLNLAQNELTGRIPFELANLTQLTALFLYQNFISGQIPFRLVSLTKLSVLHLAGNRLADQIPSSIFNLKNLEFLDLSLNNFTGKVEFDKFGKLKKLTSLHLSDCGVSLIISETSANTTLQKFQTLGFYLCDLSKFPDFLANQDELVWLDLGTNNIHGQVPEWFWNMIKENLEVIDISENFLTSLGQHPILLPWTRLIILYLTFTKLQGSLPIPSFSTLEYLVSKNSFTEKIPELICNKSSPQVLDLSNNNLSGSLPQCLHNFGDSLLILDLRRNAFEGSIPQTWTNGSKLMIINFSQNKFQGWLPRSLASV, via the exons ATGGCATCCTCTTTGTATCGTTTGAAATTTGTGTACTTGCTTTTTTTCCTATCAACGTTTCATCTCGTAGCCACTCACTCGTTTTCCTATCTGCAGTCTCTTTGCCATGGTCACGAAAGGTTTTACTTGTTGAAATTTAAGGAAAGCTTTGTTATCAACAAGAAGAAGTCTATTTCCATTGATCCATCAGCTTATCCCAAGTTTGCTTCCTGGACATCAGAAGGAAACAACAGTGACTGCTACTCATGGGGTGGGGTAGAGTGTGATGAGTTCAATGGCCATGTCATTGGTCTTGACCTCCGTAGCAGCTGTCTCCACGGTTCTATTAACTCTAGCAGCAGTCTTTTCAACCTTGTTCATCTCCAAAGGCTTAATCTGGCTGACAATCATTTTAAGGACTCTCAAATTCCATCCACAGTTTCCAGTCTATCCAAACTAACATATCTCAATCTCTCCAATTCTGTGTTTTCTAGTAAAATCccattaaaattttcacaattttcccAAATGTCATCCCTTGATCTGTCTTTGAACCATTTGGAAATCAAGAAGCCAAGTCTAGGACATCTAGTTGAAAATTTAACCCGCCTAGAAAAGCCTGATTTGAGTTGG GTCCACATTCCATCTTCACTTGGTAACCTCCATCTAAATATTCTGGATCTTTCGTATAACACTTTCAAGGGCAACATTCCATCTTCCTTTGGAAAACTCATCCAACTTTCTTCTCTAAACCTAGCCCAAAATGAACTAACTGGTAGAATCCCTTTTGAACTTGCAAACCTAACCCAGCTGACTGCCCTTTTTCTATATCAAAATTTCATCAGTGGCCAAATCCCTTTTAGACTTGTGAGCCTCACAAAATTATCTGTCTTGCACCTTGCAGGCAACCGCCTTGCAGACCAGATTCCAAGCTCAATCTTTAACCTTAAGAATCTTGAATTTCTTGATCTTTCCTTGAACAACTTTACTGGCAAAGTGGAGTTTGACAAGTTTGGTAAGCTCAAAAAACTAACTTCCTTGCATCTATCTGATTGTGGAGTATCATTAATTATAAGTGAAACTAGTGCCAATACAACCCTTCAAAAGTTCCAAACTTTAGGATTCTATTTGTGCGACTTGAGCAAGTTTCCCGACTTCCTAGCAAACCAAGATGAACTAGTATGGCTAGACCTAGGCACCAACAACATTCATGGTCAAGTACCGGAATGGTTTTGGAACAtgattaaagaaaatttagagGTTATCGACATTTCTGAAAACTTTCTTACAAGCCTCGGTCAAcatccaattcttcttccttggaCCCGTCTAATCATTTTATACCTTACCTTTACCAAACTCCAAGGATCACTTCCAATTCCATCCTTTTCCACATTGGAATATCTTGTGTCAAAAAATTCGTTCACTGAAAAAATTCCAGAGTTGATTTGTAACAAGAGTTCTCCTCAGGTCCTTGATTTGTCAAATAACAACTTAAGTGGTTCACTTCCTCAATGCTTGCACAACTTTGGTGATTCTCTACTCATTTTGGATTTACGAAGGAACGCATTCGAAGGAAGCATCCCACAAACTTGGACAAATGGAAGCAAATTAATGATAATTAACTTCAGCCAAAACAAGTTTCAAGGTTGGTTACCAAGATCTTTGGCCAGTGTATAA